The following proteins are co-located in the Phaeodactylum tricornutum CCAP 1055/1 chromosome 2, whole genome shotgun sequence genome:
- a CDS encoding predicted protein yields the protein MSLKALLGGAMIGSASGVLLLLTGNIMGASGIASSALLKPTQLLTDQSQHWKLVFLASFLLTTNVFFSVPFDRSDPAAATLSPLGYGLAGLFVGFGTKLSNGCTSGHGICGLARLSKRSMAAVATFMASAVATTYLTQVSPLLTKFTSVLQVEAAQQTHSQPLLGVASALTLLSVVASAVAPWFRQKKDENGQARILPAIASGSMFASGLYIGQMVYQSRVLGFLNLAGMTDGSWDPTLVFVMGGGVMVSLLSYQFLEGYRITRSTTPVKHPLALKPDAPFCIPTNTHIDAQLILGSVAFGIGWGLGGICPGPGIFLAGAGVQNVILHWWPSYFVGTYIANEIQNQQS from the coding sequence ATGTCGTTGAAAGCTTTACTGGGAGGTGCCATGATCGGCAGTGCTTCTGGAGTACTTCTACTACTTACCGGAAATATTATGGGAGCTTCTGGTATCGCATCGTCGGCTCTCCTCAAACCTACACAATTGCTCACCGACCAATCTCAACACTGGAAGCTCGTCTTCCTTGCAAGTTTTCTGCTTACAACTAATGTCTTCTTTTCGGTCCCTTTCGACCGTTCAGATCCGGCGGCTGCTACCTTATCTCCACTGGGGTACGGCTTGGCGGGATTATTTGTGGGCTTTGGCACCAAACTCAGCAACGGGTGCACGAGCGGGCACGGCATTTGCGGTTTGGCCCGACTCAGCAAGCGATCAATGGCAGCCGTTGCAACATTCATGGCCTCGGCAGTTGCCACTACCTACCTGACGCAAGTATCTCCCTTGCTCACAAAGTTCACTAGCGTGCTGCAAGTAGAAGCGGCGCAGCAGACGCATTCGCAGCCTCTCCTCGGTGTGGCGTCCGCTCTCACACTCTTGTCTGTCGTCGCTTCAGCCGTGGCGCCATGGTTTCGGCAAAAAAAGGACGAAAACGGCCAGGCCCGCATTCTGCCAGCCATCGCCTCTGGGTCTATGTTTGCCTCTGGTCTGTACATCGGCCAAATGGTATACCAGTCGAGGGTGCTTGGATTTTTGAATCTTGCCGGTATGACTGATGGATCCTGGGACCCAACACTTGTCTTTGTCATGGGTGGTGGGGTGATGGTTAGCCTACTTAGCTACCAGTTCTTGGAGGGGTATCGCATAACGCGAAGTACTACTCCCGTCAAGCATCCGTTGGCACTCAAACCTGATGCTCCGTTTTGCATCCCCACCAACACCCATATTGACGCTCAGTTGATACTCGGATCGGTGGCATTCGGTATTGGTTGGGGCTTAGGCGGTATTTGTCCCGGACCCGGTATATTTCTCGCAGGGGCTGGGGTCCAGAATGTTATTCTGCACTGGTGGCCGTCCTACTTCGTAGGAACCTATATCGCCAACGAAATTCAGAATCAACAATCCTAG
- a CDS encoding predicted protein, with the protein MGHRDECSARDSGSRQQRRRLPPFPQIYGLCLWLVQLRGSAASSSSQHELPAFLITAAGRRDLRRLPFPYTPSVGRSTLPPTGTFWTTGNLYTSGSSDTGTTPATPGYDSSRRNRFGPDVEEILSDGSLSAESFESRYAAVLPSWLIQKCAECGWTHPSRIQEKALDAILFERRDAVVQAETGSGKTLAYLLPALASIDGSRAAVQALIVVPTRELGLQVARVAKRLAAASTQNDNVTLNGGRIMVMSVLQGSQNRRQRAWAWAEPPHLVIGTPQELCDMVKLGGIKRYNSVKFIVVDEVDACLLNNAGSLTSNLASSTLHELLSKYLSPTYDDGSANEADDNVLRSVKTSTKTATSTRPLSSQRQTIFASATIPQHRHFLKQCAQNQWTLREPTHVCLRPGEQLLPATLEHSYAVCRSTDQKLATLRRLVTKIYAKSVIEPPKKVLVFSDARRPLEEMAQILANDIEGGMLWKDGYGKEQERDVRAVVAVLRYEDSLSQRAAAIDSFRGDGYTMASGASQTYTSRDNDSDTAPSLRVLFSTDLAARGLDIADISHVIHFDLPPDADTYVHRAGRTGRFGRSGQVLCIISPDQEFVLTRLTNKLNVDTKCIARQQKKKRVEGT; encoded by the coding sequence ATGGGTCATAGAGACGAGTGTTCCGCCAGGGATAGTGGATCACGGCAACAGAGGCGTCGGCTGCCCCCGTTTCCGCAAATATACGGACTCTGCCTGTGGCTTGTCCAGCTCCGTGGGTCCGCCGCTAGCTCAAGTTCCCAGCATGAATTACCCGCTTTTCTAATCACTGCAGCAGGTCGACGGGATCTTAGGCGTCTGCCGTTCCCGTACACACCGTCGGTTGGTCGATCGACGCTACCACCTACCGGTACGTTTTGGACGACCGGCAATCTGTATACGTCTGGTAGCAGCGATACTGGGACGACTCCAGCAACGCCTGGTTACGATAGTAGCCGTCGCAACCGCTTCGGTCCTGATGTGGAAGAAATATTGAGCGACGGCAGTTTGTCTGCCGAGTCGTTCGAGTCTCGCTACGCGGCGGTATTACCTTCCTGGTTAATTCAAAAGTGTGCCGAGTGCGGCTGGACGCATCCATCGCGCATTCAGGAAAAGGCACTGGATGCCATTTTGTTCGAACGAAGAGATGCTGTCGTTCAAGCCGAAACGGGTAGTGGAAAAACGCTCGCGTATCTGTTGCCCGCGTTGGCGTCGATCGACGGCAGTCGAGCGGCCGTCCAAGCGCTCATTGTGGTTCCGACGCGGGAACTTGGACTCCAAGTGGCCCGGGTGGCCAAGCGTCTCGCCGCCGCGTCCACCCAGAACGACAACGTTACACTAAACGGCGGTCGGATCATGGTCATGAGCGTCTTGCAAGGCAGTCAGAATCGACGACAGCGAGCCTGGGCGTGGGCCGAGCCACCGCATTTGGTAATCGGCACTCCCCAGGAACTATGTGATATGGTCAAACTGGGCGGCATCAAACGATACAACAGTGTCAAGTTTATCGTAGTGGATGAAGTGGACGCTTGTTTGCTGAATAATGCGGGTAGTTTGACTTCGAATCTCGCCTCGTCGACGCTGCACGAACTCTTGTCGAAGTACCTCAGTCCCACCTACGACGACGGCAGCGccaacgaagccgacgacaaCGTTCTACGTAGTGTTAAGACTTCCACAAAAACTGCCACCAGTACCCGACCCTTGTCGTCCCAGCGACAAACCATATTCGCGTCGGCGACTATTCCGCAGCACCGGCATTTTTTGAAGCAGTGCGCACAGAATCAGTGGACCCTACGTGAACCGACGCATGTGTGTTTGCGACCGGGTGAACAATTACTGCCGGCTACTTTGGAACACTCCTACGCCGTTTGCCGCTCAACTGACCAGAAACTAGCCACTCTTCGGAGGCTAGTCACTAAAATCTACGCCAAATCTGTTATTGAGCCCCCCAAAAAGGTACTCGTTTTCTCCGATGCACGGAGAccgttggaagaaatggctCAGATACTAGCGAATGATATCGAAGGTGGGATGCTGTGGAAGGACGGGTACGGGAAGGAACAAGAAAGAGACGTCCGCGCCGTCGTGGCAGTCCTACGCTACGAAGATAGCTTATCGCAGCGGGCCGCCGCCATCGATTCCTTCCGCGGAGATGGGTACACGATGGCCAGTGGTGCTAGTCAAACCTACACCTCACGAGACAATGATTCTGACACTGCGCCTTCGCTGAGAGTACTGTTCAGTACCGACTTGGCTGCGCGTGGGTTAGACATTGCAGATATTTCGCACGTGATCCATTTCGACCTACCACCCGATGCTGACACGTACGTGCACCGTGCGGGGCGTACGGGACGTTTCGGGCGCTCAGGGCAAGTATTATGCATTATTTCACCGGACCAGGAGTTTGTCTTGACTAGATTGACCAACAAATTGAATGTTGATACTAAATGCATCGCTCGAcagcagaagaagaaaagagtAGAAGGCACCTGA
- a CDS encoding predicted protein: MVKHTVFGVERDLDIPHQVFPNEQELTDMEAELPGCQHGWFESVHESAQLHYRKFLPENNKPPKAVVVFMHGIATHSGKGFTLNGRKLCMALLSDACNAQDWAVYAYDLYGHGFSEGKRFFIPNSWETNRQDLVNFCNLAAEDYPDVPLFIVGESYGCTLTILAAKQFQEHPETGPKNFNSIVLTAPAIIGDLPPYPVYFTLRYIMAPLFPSWRPFFMPNPVSADRIWRDPEVLAKCSTPRQRSMQIDGSGLPFRLGTAVNLVTALEAVRTKAIPGFRLPYCIIHGTEDYGVPIAGSEYMWKTAVTPATCRVFRRQPGAYHDLLSDPTAEHTMQTILDFIRAQLSKT, encoded by the coding sequence ATGGTCAAGCATACAGTATTTGGTGTGGAACGGGACTTGGATATTCCCCACCAAGTCTTTCCGAACGAACAAGAACTCACCGACATGGAAGCGGAACTGCCGGGTTGTCAGCACGGATGGTTCGAGTCGGTGCACGAAAGCGCACAGCTTCACTACCGCAAATTCTTACCCGAAAACAACAAACCACCCAAAGCGGTGGTTGTGTTCATGCACGGTATTGCCACGCACAGTGGCAAAGGATTCACCCTGAACGGACGGAAACTATGCATGGCCTTGCTGTCGGACGCTTGCAACGCCCAAGACTGGGCGGTGTACGCTTACGACTTGTACGGACACGGTTTCTCCGAAGGCAAACGCTTTTTTATTCCTAATTCGTGGGAAACCAACCGACAAGATTTGGTCAATTTTTGTAATCTAGCGGCCGAAGACTACCCCGACGTCCCGCTTTTCATCGTCGGAGAATCGTACGGATGTACCCTGACCATTCTCGCCGCCAAACAATTTCAGGAACACCCCGAGACGGGTCCCAAGAATTTTAATTCGATTGTTCTCACAGCACCCGCCATTATCGGTGATCTTCCGCCTTATCCCGTGTACTTTACGCTACGCTACATTATGGCCCCGCTCTTTCCTTCGTGGCGTCCCTTTTTCATGCCCAACCCTGTTTCGGCCGATCGCATTTGGAGAGATCCCGAAGTTTTGGCCAAGTGCTCCACCCCCCGCCAACGGTCCATGCAAATTGACGGTTCCGGGTTGCCCTTCCGCCTCGGTACCGCCGTGAATCTCGTAACGGCTTTGGAAGCGGTCCGTACCAAGGCCATTCCCGGATTCCGACTCCCCTACTGCATTATTCACGGGACAGAAGATTACGGCGTGCCCATTGCTGGCTCCGAGTACATGTGGAAAACCGCTGTAACGCCCGCGACGTGCCGCGTCTTTCGACGTCAGCCCGGCGCCTACCACGATCTATTGAGTGACCCCACCGCCGAACATACCATGCAAACGATACTGGATTTTATCCGAGCCCAACTGTCCAAAACATAG